One window from the genome of Aricia agestis chromosome 22, ilAriAges1.1, whole genome shotgun sequence encodes:
- the LOC121738161 gene encoding uncharacterized protein LOC121738161 — MNILNISQQTSYDNSIESFEYHSYRPYVTSFNKNDEIRIPINQQDLYVLPSLSSLYIEGKVIVYNRTTKEKVSNVHFVNNPALFLFQDIRYELNGVEIDKIKNAGVTTTIKSYLSLNENESKYARVWGWSPEGINNTSGGEFSVSIPLNKILGFAEDYEKIIINCKHELVLLRCNTNLNAIKLKTGEVLEDIVISKIIWRVPHIKVSDRERINLLKQLEKDRAIPLAYRNWDLYEYPLLPKTRKHTWSIKTSSQIEKPRFVVLALQTNRKNNSELSMAEFDHCHVRDVRVFLNSSYYPYEGLNVSFTEDKFTLLYEQYARFQQSYHGRRSEPLMSLKEFRDVAPLFVIDCSRQHETLKGSIDVRVEIETDQEIPDQTAAYCLILNDCIFEYKPLSNIVKKIS, encoded by the coding sequence atgaatattttaaacatatctCAACAAACCTCATACGACAACAGCATCGAAAGTTTTGAGTATCATTCGTACAGACCGTATGTAACAAGTTTCAACAAGAATGATGAAATACGAATCCCCATCAATCAACAAGACCTATATGTGCTGCCTTCGCTCAGCAGTTTGTATATCGAAGGCAAAGTAATTGTCTACAACAGGACAACTAAAGAAAAGGTTTCAAATGTACATTTCGTTAATAATCCAGCGTTATTTCTATTTCAAGACATAAGATATGAATTAAATGGAgtagaaatagataaaataaaaaacgcaggTGTAACTACGACCATAAAGTCTTATCTGTCCTTAAATGAAAACGAATCAAAATATGCTCGAGTTTGGGGGTGGTCGCCAGAAGGTATAAATAATACAAGTGGTGGAGAATTTTCTGTATCCATTCCTCTAAACAAGATTTTAGGATTTGCGGAAGATTATGAAAAAATTATCATTAACTGCAAACATGAGTTAGTGTTGCTTAGATGTAACACTAACCTTAATGCAATCAAGTTGAAAACAGGAGAAGTTTTGGAAGATATTGTtataagtaaaattatctgGAGAGTACCTCATATTAAAGTATCTGACCGCGAAAgaataaatttactaaaacaattAGAAAAAGATCGAGCTATTCCATTAGCATATCGTAACTGGGATTTATACGAGTATCCATTATTACCCAAAACTCGTAAACATACTTGGTCCATTAAAACTTCATCTCAAATAGAAAAACCGCGATTTGTTGTATTAGCTTTACAAACCAACCGCAAAAACAACAGTGAATTGTCGATGGCGGAGTTTGATCACTGTCACGTACGTGATGTGAGAGTGTTTTTAAATTCGTCATACTATCCATATGAGGGATTAAACGTCAGttttacagaagacaaatttactttattatacgAACAGTATGCCAGATTTCAACAGTCGTATCACGGACGTCGGTCAGAGCCGTTGATGAGTTTGAAAGAATTCAGAGACGTTGCTCCCTTATTCGTTATCGACTGTTCGCGACAGCACGAAACGTTAAAAGGCTCAATCGACGTGAGAGTAGAAATCGAAACAGACCAAGAAATACCTGATCAGACAGCTGCATATTGTCTGATTTTAAACGACTGCATATTTGAGTATAAGCCTTTGAGTAATATCGTTAAGAAAATATCATGA
- the LOC121738160 gene encoding uncharacterized protein LOC121738160, with translation MPFCTTCNVSVHSKSWVGHLRSNSHRKSSKTIEYSDGVEIVSSAFRNRIVTYKILPLDQLQLASVDIFFFEIRNKLKSLLDENLIKHSCVKVNFELFGTFLKFNNNSQEIKSFGTKNKILHSNYDFEKIYLETVSYLKTSIEEFEDRDSGWTFLNNLYIEININKYQPLSGSSFISLPKSIQAKKACLNIMNKDQHCFLWSVTAALYPAKNHPERISSYPNFRELFNINGMFFPVTFHDIKIFEKNNPNIKFIIYGLKKSKTIVGPLYKSDINKTCNEKIIHLLYLENNNTSHYCLIKEPSRLFRSQVTSHHSKLYFCDLCLIFFSTSKEVENHLCGGVVTVLPNKGSVIKFKNYARKQNMPFCIYADFESMLQTNTEANCSSSKNTTTLHQHLPIAFGYYIVCRDDPSYNRYVSYRGPGCDKQFVDSILKDVQKIFDILSTPVPMIFSTADKSDFDNATRCHICENFIFSDKVRDHCHVTGRYRGAAHPFCNLQYKRPSFVPIFFHNLAGYDCHLFIKALGEVPGNIKIIPKTKENYISFTKFVPVTNNQFFQLRFVDSFKFLGTSLSKLSETLKPEMFKNLQNHFPDEDEFQLLTRKGIYPYEYMNSWKRYDEKSLPPKECFYSSLTDHDISDEDYQHACLIWSTFQIKDLGSYTDLYLKTDVLLLADIFENFRQTCKQHYQLDPAFYLTAPSLSFDAMLLKTGIQLELIDDLSMVRMLQSGIRGGVCLCSHRHAKANNPYLENYKPSESPSYVTYIDCNNLYGYSMCQYLPLSDFRFLNEQEINKLNVTEIPIDAECGYILEVDLQYPKHLHNLHNDLPFCSEKCIPPGGKTFKLVPNLYDKFKYVIHYIHLQTCLKHGLILKKIHRVISFRQSPYLKQYIDLNTALRQKSSSTFEQDFFKLLNNSVFGKTLENNEKRVNVHLVNQWVDNNNVTKKRQCAQKLIARPNFHSVTIFSENLVAVQLNSDQIILDKPIYIGFTVLELSKSHMYNFHYSVIKPFYKNNVQMCYTDTDSFVYHIRTHDFYDDIKKHFLPYFDTSNFCNTNQYDLPIQNKKVPGLFKDEMAGKIISEFVGLRSKLYCIKTINSTIKKAKGIKKNIVSNFNVTDYQKTLYEGNIVHKTNVLFKSIKHELYTCAVKKVALSGDDDKRVISKDKISTKSWGHTSIFNF, from the coding sequence atgcctTTCTGTACGACGTGTAACGTATCTGTACATAGTAAATCATGGGTAGGTCATTTGCGAAGTAATTCACATAGAAAAAGTAGTAAGACAATAGAATACAGTGATGGTGTAGAAATCGTCAGCTCTGCATTTCGTAATCGTATTGTAACTTATAAGATATTACCTCTTGATCAACTTCAGTTAGCTTcagtagatatattttttttcgaaattcgtaACAAGTTAAAATCTCTTTTAGATGAAAACCTTATTAAACATTCATGTGTTAAGGTTAATTTCGAACTATTTGGGACGTTTTTGAAGTTCAACAATAATTCACAAGAAATAAAATCTTTTGGAaccaagaataaaatattacatagtaattatgattttgaaaaaatatatttggaaacagttagttatttaaaaactagTATAGAGGAATTTGAGGATCGTGACAGTGGGtggacatttttaaataatttatacattgagattaatatcaataaatatcAACCACTTAGCGGTTCGAGTTTTATCAGTTTACCCAAATCAATTCAGGCTAAAAAGgcgtgtttaaatattatgaataaagatCAGCATTGCTTTCTATGGAGTGTGACAGCAGCCTTATATCCAGCTAAAAATCACCCTGAAAGAATTTCATCATATCCTAATTTTcgtgaattatttaatataaatggaATGTTTTTTCCTGTAACTTTCCATgacattaaaatttttgaaaaaaataatcctaatattaagttcataatttatggtttaaaaaaaagtaaaactattGTTGGGCCGTTGTATAAATCAGACATTAATAAAACATGCAAcgagaaaattatacatttgtTGTATCTAGAAAATAATAACACTTCTCATTATTGTTTGATCAAAGAACCTTCTAGACTGTTTAGAAGCCAAGTTACATCTCATCACAGCAAATTGTACTTCTGTGATTTGTGCTTGATATTTTTCAGTACTTCTAAAGAAGTTGAAAACCATTTATGTGGAGGCGTTGTAACTGTCCTCCCAAATAAGGGCtcagtaattaaatttaaaaactatgctCGAAAACAAAACATGCCTTTTTGTATTTACGCAGATTTTGAGTCGATGCTACAAACCAATACTGAAGCTAACTGTTCTTCTAGCAAAAATACGACTACATTGCACCAACATTTACCTATAGCTTTTGgttattatattgtttgtcGTGATGACCCTAGTTACAATCGGTACGTATCATATCGAGGACCTGGTTGTGATAAGCAGTTTGTAGATTCGATTCTTAAAgacgtacaaaaaatatttgatatactTAGTACACCAGTCCCTATGATATTTTCTACGGCGGATAAGTCTGATTTTGATAATGCCACACGTTGTcatatttgtgaaaattttattttttcggaCAAAGTCCGTGACCATTGCCACGTTACTGGTCGTTACCGCGGAGCTGCGCATCCGTTTTGTAATTTACAGTATAAACGCCCTTCATtcgtccccattttttttcataacttaGCTGGTTATGATTGTCATCTTTTTATAAAAGCGTTAGGTGAGGTTCctggtaatattaaaataatacctaaaacaaaagaaaactaCATCTCATTTACCAAATTTGTACCAGTTACGAATAATCAGTTTTTTCAACTTCGATTCGTGGATTCATTTAAGTTTTTGGGAACAAGCTTAAGTAAATTGTCAGAGACATTAAAACCGGAAATGTTTAAAAACTTACAAAATCATTTCCCCGATGAAGATGAATTTCAGTTACTCACTCGTAAAGGCATTTATCCATACGAATATATGAACTCGTGGAAGCGGTATGACGAAAAAAGTCTACCCCCAAAAGAATGCTTTTATAGTTCCCTAACTGATCATGATATTTCTGATGAGGATTACCAGCACGCGTGCTTAATTTGGTCAACATTTCAAATCAAAGATTTAGGTAGTTATACGGATTTATATCTAAAAACTGATGTGCTTTTACTGGCAGATATCTTTGAAAATTTTAGACAGACTTGCAAGCAACACTATCAATTAGACCCAGCTTTTTACTTAACAGCACCCAGTTTATCTTTTGATGCGATGTTATTAAAAACAGGAATACAATTGGAACTTATCGATGACTTGTCGATGGTGCGCATGTTACAGAGTGGTATCAGGGGAGGAGTATGTCTGTGCTCTCATAGACATGCAAAAGCAAATAATCCTTACTTAGAAAATTACAAACCATCAGAATCTCCTTCCTACGTCACTTatattgattgtaataatttatatggataTAGTATGTGTCAATATTTACCATTATCAGATTTCAGATTTCTCAATGAACAAGAAATCAACAAATTAAATGTAACCGAAATACCGATTGATGCAGAGTGTGGTTATATTCTAGAAGTGGATTTACAATATCCTAAACATTTACATAACTTACATAATGATTTACCATTTTGTTCTGAAAAATGCATTCCACCCGGGGGGAAAACTTTCAAACTAGTTCCAAATTTATATGATAAATTTAAGTATGTTATACATTACATTCACTTGCAAACATGTTTAAAACATGgtttaatattaaagaaaattcaTCGAGTGATTAGTTTTCGACAAAGCCCGTATTTGAAACAATACATTGATTTGAATACTGCTCTGAGACAAAAAAGTTCCTCAACATTTGAACAAGACTTTTTCAAACTCTTGAATAACAGTGTGTTTGGAAAAACTTTAGAAAATAATGAGAAGAGGGTCAATGTGCATTTAGTTAATCAGTgggttgataataataatgtgacTAAGAAAAGGCAATGTGCACAAAAGCTTATCGCTCGTCCAAATTTCCATAGCGTGACAATTTTTAGTGAAAATCTAGTTGCGGTACAATTAAACTCTGATCAAATAATTTTGGATAAACCAATATACATTGGTTTTACCGTACTAGAATTGTCAAAAAGTCATATGTATAACTTTCATTACTCTGTTATTAAacctttttataaaaataatgtacagaTGTGTTACACGGACACTGATAGTTTTGTATATCATATACGGACCCATGATTTTTATGATgacataaaaaaacattttttgcctTACTTTGATACtagtaatttttgtaatactaaTCAATATGATTTAcccattcaaaataaaaaagttcctgGTTTGTTCAAGGATGAAATGGCGGGTAAAATCATAAGTGAATTTGTAGGCCTTCGTTCAAagttatattgtattaaaaccATAAATAGTACAATCAAAAAAGCGAAAggaattaagaaaaatattgtcAGCAATTTCAATGTTACTGATTACCAAAAAACTCTGTACGAAGGCaacattgttcataaaacaaatgttttatttaagtcAATAAAACACGAGTTGTACACATGTGCTGTGAAGAAAGTTGCTCTGTCTGGTGATGATGACAAGAGAGTCATATCTAAAGATAAAATTTCAACTAAATCATGGGGACATACTAgtatatttaacttttaa
- the LOC121738162 gene encoding uncharacterized protein LOC121738162 isoform X1 yields MHVGTSHNFSSGFAPVFNFNEKRSDSEFEAPSVVSVAPKKKSKASSSKRKAGPEKQRDSSPPLELTRTSSDKSAQRKRKYSSPHEVITTRTRRPDLFNILRAEEASCSEPKSRGGEIISSFSSRVSTGTSRRTAKTGGEYFVDLKIYKKSDYVSHAANVRYKTALVSVKLQCDESSSSWEALQGFLGQAFTEFEESEPVHYSDKK; encoded by the exons ATGCACGTTGGAACAAGTCACAATTTTTCAAGTGGCTTCGCACCAGTCTTCAATTTCAACgagaaa AGGTCCGATTCAGAGTTTGAGGCCCCATCTGTGGTGTCGGTAGCACCGAAAAAGAAGTCAAAGGCGTCAAGCAGCAAACGCAAGGCCGGCCCCGAAAAGCAACGCGACTCATCGCCTCCGCTGGAGTTGACCCGCACCTCATCagacaaaagtgctcaacgaaAGCGAAAATACTCCTCGCCGCACGAAGTTATAACTACACG aACAAGGAGACCGGACTTATTCAATATCTTGCGGGCTGAGGAAGCTAGTTGCAGTGAACCCAAATCTCGTGGCGGGGAAATAATATCAAGCTTCTCCAGCCGAGTTTCTACGGGAACGTCTCGTCGGACTGCGAAGACCGGTGGCGAATATTTTGTGGACCTCAAGATCTACAAAAAATCGGACTACGTGTCTCACGCTGCTAATGTGCGATACAAGACGGCGCTGGTAAGTGTGAAGCTCCAGTGCGACGAGTCATCATCGTCTTGGGAGGCACTGCAAGGCTTCTTAGGACAAGCTTTTACCGAGTTTGAGGAGTCAGAGCCCGTCCATTACagtgacaaaaaataa
- the LOC121738162 gene encoding uncharacterized protein LOC121738162 isoform X2 produces the protein MSDSEFEAPSVVSVAPKKKSKASSSKRKAGPEKQRDSSPPLELTRTSSDKSAQRKRKYSSPHEVITTRTRRPDLFNILRAEEASCSEPKSRGGEIISSFSSRVSTGTSRRTAKTGGEYFVDLKIYKKSDYVSHAANVRYKTALVSVKLQCDESSSSWEALQGFLGQAFTEFEESEPVHYSDKK, from the exons at GTCCGATTCAGAGTTTGAGGCCCCATCTGTGGTGTCGGTAGCACCGAAAAAGAAGTCAAAGGCGTCAAGCAGCAAACGCAAGGCCGGCCCCGAAAAGCAACGCGACTCATCGCCTCCGCTGGAGTTGACCCGCACCTCATCagacaaaagtgctcaacgaaAGCGAAAATACTCCTCGCCGCACGAAGTTATAACTACACG aACAAGGAGACCGGACTTATTCAATATCTTGCGGGCTGAGGAAGCTAGTTGCAGTGAACCCAAATCTCGTGGCGGGGAAATAATATCAAGCTTCTCCAGCCGAGTTTCTACGGGAACGTCTCGTCGGACTGCGAAGACCGGTGGCGAATATTTTGTGGACCTCAAGATCTACAAAAAATCGGACTACGTGTCTCACGCTGCTAATGTGCGATACAAGACGGCGCTGGTAAGTGTGAAGCTCCAGTGCGACGAGTCATCATCGTCTTGGGAGGCACTGCAAGGCTTCTTAGGACAAGCTTTTACCGAGTTTGAGGAGTCAGAGCCCGTCCATTACagtgacaaaaaataa